A region of Dermochelys coriacea isolate rDerCor1 chromosome 1, rDerCor1.pri.v4, whole genome shotgun sequence DNA encodes the following proteins:
- the LOC119851072 gene encoding histone H4 — MSGRGKGGKGLGKGGAKRHRKVLRDNIQGITKPAIRRLARRGGVKRISGLIYEETRGVLKVFLENVIRDAVTYTEHAKRKTVTAMDVVYALKRQGRTLYGFGG, encoded by the coding sequence ATGTCTGGTCGTGGCAAGGGAGGTAAGGGTCTCGGAAAAGGAGGCGCTAAGCGTCATCGCAAGGTATTGAGGGACAATATCCAGGGCATTACCAAACCAGCAATTCGCCGTTTGGCTCGTCGTGGGGGCGTAAAGCGCATTTCGGGTCTCATTTACGAGGAGACCCGGGGAGTGCTGAAGGTATTTTTGGAGAACGTGATCCGAGATGCTGTTACTTACACCGAGCACGCGAAGCGGAAGACTGTGACTGCCATGGACGTTGTTTATGCGCTGAAGCGGCAGGGTCGTACTCTGTACGGATTTGGAGGCTAA
- the LOC119850988 gene encoding histone H3: MARTKQTARKSTGGKAPRKQLATKAARKSAPATGGVKKPHRYRPGTVALREIRRYQKSTELLIRKLPFQRLVREIAQDFKTDLRFQSSAVMALQEASEAYLVGLFEDTNLCAIHAKRVTIMPKDIQLARRIRGERA; this comes from the coding sequence ATGGCTAGGACCAAGCAGACTGCCCGTAAATCTACCGGTGGCAAAGCCCCTCGTAAACAGTTGGCTACTAAGGCTGCTCGGAAGAGCGCGCCTGCCACTGGGGGAGTGAAAAAGCCCCATCGTTATCGCCCCGGTACTGTGGCCCTGCGAGAGATCCGCCGTTATCAGAAATCTACTGAGCTGCTCATCCGCAAGCTgcccttccagcgcctggtgcgTGAAATCGCCCAGGATTTCAAGACCGACTTGCGCTTCCAGAGCTCGGCTGTTATGGCCCTGCAGGAGGCTAGTGAGGCGTATCTGGTTGGTCTCTTCGAGGATACCAACCTGTGTGCTATTCATGCTAAGAGAGTCACGATCATGCCTAAAGATATCCAGTTGGCCCGGCGCATCCGTGGGGAAAGAGCGTAA